A genomic window from Poecilia reticulata strain Guanapo unplaced genomic scaffold, Guppy_female_1.0+MT scaffold_310, whole genome shotgun sequence includes:
- the bfsp2 gene encoding phakinin gives MPLPRRHSSFLGQPSSERPAAANVCVCVCVCVCVCVCVCRLDSEASLRAAVEDEVGSLRRVMEEAAVTKAELEERMETMKAELRRLESRHEQDVRALYSRTAGRDVDEPDAPMETGLDRILAHIRTHWEQLTERNRADTDGYLESKEAPCAASGLSAEERQAEALKAECSDVSCRIQSLQAETESIRALKRGLENSLSDARHWHDVELQNLGSVAARLEAELSDVRSEIEQQRRDFDMLLSNRQRLEQQIGLYHGILDGEEDRFLPSNAPPCCAAESRPEAPPPAEPSGPVGPRPSEQSGSGTTGSGDRVVNEPLSAIGTTQSDQTNIYNM, from the exons aaacgtgtgtgtgtgtgtgtgtgtgtgtgtgtgtgtgtgtgtgtgtgtgtgtaggctgGACAGCGAGGCGTCCCTCAGGGCGGCGGTGGAGGACGAGGTCGGCTCGCTCCGCCGGGTGATGGAGGAGGCGGCCGTGACGAAGGCGGAGCTCGAGGAGCGGATGGAGACCATGAAGGCGGAGCTGCGACGCCTGGAGAGCCGCCATGAGCAG GACGTCCGCGCCCTCTACAGCCGGACAGCCGGACGGGACGTGGACGAACCCGACGCTCCCATGGAAACGGGTCTGGACCGGATCCTGGCCCACATCCGGACCCACTGGGAGCAGCTGACGGAGCGGAACCGGGCCGACACCGACGGCTACCTGGAATCAAAG GAGGCGCCGTGCGCGGCCAGCGGTCTGAGTGCGGAGGAGCGGCAGGCGGAGGCGCTGAAGGCGGAGTGCAGCGACGTGAGCTGCAGGATCCAGAGTCTCCAGGCTGAGACGGAGTCCATCAGGGCGCTG AAACGAGGCCTGGAGAACTCGCTGAGCGACGCCCGCCACTGGCACGACGTGGAGCTGCAGAACCTGGGCTCAGTGGCGGCGCGGCTGGAGGCGGAGCTTAGCGATGTGCGGAGCGAGATCGAGCAGCAGCGCCGCGACTTCGACATGTTGCTAAGCAACCGGCAGAGGCTGGAGCAGCAGATCGGCCTGTACCACGGCATCCTGGACGGAGAGGAGGACCGCTTCCTGCCGAGCAACGCGCCGCC GTGTTGTGCTGCAGAATCCAGGcctgaagctccgccccctgcAGAACCTTCTGGACCGGTCGGACCCCGACCCAGTGAACAGTCTGGTTCCGGTACCACTGGATCAGGGGACCGAGTCGTTAACGAGCCTCTGTCAGCCATCGGAACCACCCAGTCGGACCAGACCAACATCTACAACATGTAG